In Gossypium hirsutum isolate 1008001.06 chromosome D06, Gossypium_hirsutum_v2.1, whole genome shotgun sequence, one genomic interval encodes:
- the LOC107901995 gene encoding putative E3 ubiquitin-protein ligase LIN-1 isoform X3: MASSLEELLAEEGFRGRKSVTKSRSSNRLESSSKTDSPFSYRVKTERTRSDESRYSLKGELSTSDSTTHRRPRDYLVRREKLNAELKKENKGRLEGRDFEIVEEETERVKDVFAKVGRHSLGRRDKRNDNASTKHLLSRRSYSDKQQNSLKQQGAAYDISNRGSQNRKSYKDGQPEKCDDLVPTVPQPALDEVAVQAIVSILSVYIERFLQDEEFQTALHLKCFSSFNFIRLQDYDIEEKVIVNLEQAIQIVEKAVRESVSARELKKASLQLSVITGLNSNDLKDGFVHGAPYAMLSSCAHLYLSVIYKLQKKDRISARHLLQVFCDSPTQARMNLLPELWEDVFFPHLSHLKGWYNQEASSLSDAPNRERKLKLLEKVYNEIMDSSTYQIAAYYKDWLSVGVEAPPFPSIHVPSISVGNIQHEDSLAHSPDLASPTSPCSAQPMVSKKLYDAVFGRSSKPGLEEIEDNESHYYDTCGRSSDGSTIYVKQTLICSSETVKYPYQNNGEASSKSPQDDASFLEDGSSSTAEEEWRLPGPSILQVKEAYNTLQSTAQDYDKLHAPVLLTANELMLKRLAQPAFELQQTRITYDLTLSGPPNLSEDPHHNSIANPTTVRPTFEELHETYRRFHEESSFSSIRNDFICPLTGKFFEDPVTLETGQTFERVAIKEWFDQGNRTCPVTGKLLEYLSVPLTNIILKHVIDSWKLEICRKNLALAFLIVGNSRENGLPGREEAAIFMLDQFLTTLSKEERTRNTKHLISLGGLPFLLQRFKAGNVEEKIRIAAVLSCCIEADSVCRYHIARDVNIRCLFELVCSKQVNLRTNAVLLLTELICLSRRKYVPLLLSELQSEEIMNIMHALHDHLLNSPPIQRPLVATLFLNIDLLVDPRKYGLYRQEAVDAITEALDSSLIDGEVGEKCCQALLMLGGRFSLSGKLLIEDWILKVAGFNDGPEVNSIKKEEDLDIGDSIILQDDEECAIAEWLRNLSASLVGSGKVSFLEAISKCLGSGNRDLVTACLTSVAWLTRALPLQTDAELQRTLCSLISHLKQSLENGARLQHKILASMSLLNLSKISECRVLLMTIAEEMVVPLRSLADITWTAKELHGIISGADL; the protein is encoded by the exons ATGGCATCATCTTTGGAGGAACTTCTTGCAGAGGAAGGGTTTAGAGGAAGAAAATCAGTCACGAAATCCAGATCATCCAACAGATTAGAATCTTCGAGCAAGACAGATTCTCCATTTAGCTACCGAGTTAAGACTGAGAGAACAAGGTCCGATGAATCTCGGTATAGCTTGAAAGGTGAATTGTCAACAAGTGATAGTACTACACATAGGAGGCCAAGAGATTATCTTGTTAGAAGAGAGAAACTGAATgctgaattgaagaaagaaaataaaggcaGACTTGAAGGAAGAGATTTTGAGATTGTTGAGGAAGAAACTGAGAGAGTAAAGGATGTATTTGCCAAGGTAGGGCGACATAGTTTAGGGAGAAGAGATAAGAGGAATGATAATGCTTCTACTAAACATCTACTTAGCCGAAGAAGCTATAGTGATAAGCAACAAAACAGCCTGAAGCAGCAGGGTGCTGCTTATGACATATCTAATAGAGGATCACAAAATAGAAAAAGCTATAAAGATGGCCAGCCCGAAAAGTGTGATGATTTGGTACCAACAGTTCCTCAACCTGCACTCGATGAAGTTGCTGTTCAAGCTATTGTATCCATCTTAAGTGTCTATATTGAACGCTTTCTCCAAGATGAGGAATTTCAGACTGCCCTTCATCTCAAATGTTTTTCTTCCTTCAACTTTATCAGATTACAAGACTATGACATTGAAGAAAAAGTCATTGTCAACCTTGAACAAGCAATTCAGATTGTAGAAAAAGCTGTTAGAGAGTCTGTAAGTGCAAGGGAATTGAAAAAAGCTTCATTGCAGCTTAGTGTGATAACTGGTTTGAACTCAAATGATCTGAAGGATGGCTTCGTGCATGGGGCTCCTTATGCTATGCTGTCCTCATGCGCTCATCTTTACCTCAGTGTGATATATAAGCTACAAAAGAAAGACAGGATTTCTGCAAGGCATCTTTTGCAAGTGTTTTGTGATTCACCTACTCAGGCACGGATGAATCTGTTGCCTGAACTGTGGGAAGATGTATTTTTTCCACATCTTTCACATCTCAAGGGTTGGTACAATCAAGAAGCTAGTTCTCTATCAGATGCACCAAACAGGGAGAGGAAACTGAAGCTTCTTGAGAAAGTGTACAATGAAATTATGGATTCTAGCACTTACCAAATAGCTGCTTATTACAAGGATTGGCTCTCAGTGGGGGTTGAAGCTCCTCCTTTTCCTTCCATCCATGTTCCATCCATATCAGTTGGAAACATTCAGCATGAGGATTCACTTGCTCATTCTCCAGATCTAGCTAGTCCAACTAGTCCTTGTTCAGCGCAGCCAATGGTGAGTAAAAAGTTATATGATGCTGTATTTGGACGATCCAGTAAACCTGGACTAGAGGAAATCGAAGATAATGAGTCACATTACTATGATACATGTGGGAGAAGCTCAGATGGCTCTACTATTTATGTTAAACAAACATTAATATGCTCTTCAGAGACAGTTAAATATCCATACCAAAATAATGGTGAAGCTTCCTCCAAAAGTCCGCAGGATGATGCATCCTTTCTT GAAGATGGCAGCTCCTCAACAGCTGAGGAAGAATGGAGACTGCCAGGACCAAGTATACTGCAAGTAAAAGAAGCTTATAATACATTGCAGTCAACTGCACAAGATTATGATAAGCTGCATGCACCTGTTCTTTTAACTGCCAATGAACTCATGCTCAAGAGGCTAGCACAACCTGCATTTGAGTTGCAACAAACTAGGATCACATATGATCTTACTCTCTCTGGTCCTCCAAATCTTAGTGAGGATCCGCACCACAATTCTATTGCAAAT CCAACTACAGTCAGGCCTACTTTTGAAG AGTTGCATGAAACTTACAGACGTTTTCATGAAGAATCCTCATTCTCAAGCATACGCAATGACTTTATTTGCCCTCTGACAGGAAAGTTTTTCGAAGACCCAGTGACCCTGGAGACGGGTCAAACCTTTGAGAGAGTAGCCATCAAGGAGTGGTTTGATCAGGGAAACAGAACTTGTCCAGTAACAGGAAAATTGTTGGAATATCTGTCTGTTCCACTAACCAACATTATTTTGAAACATGTAATCGATAGTTGGAAATTGGAAATTTGTAGGAAAAACTTGGCATTGGCCTTTCTGATAGTTGGTAACTCAAGGGAAAATGGCTTACCAGGGAGAGAGGAAGCAGCTATATTCATGTTAGACCAATTTCTTACTACTTTAAGCAAAGAAGAAAGAACAAGGAATACCAAACACCTAATTTCTCTTGGGGGTTTACCATTTCTTCTTCAAAGGTTTAAAGCTGGAAATGTGGAAGAGAAAATACGTATTGCAGCAGTTCTTTCCTGCTGCATTGAAGCAGATTCAGTTTGCAGATATCACATAGCAAGAGACGTTAACATAAGATGTCTATTTGAGCTGGTTTGCAGCAAGCAAGTTAACTTGAGAACAAATGCGGTATTGTTACTTACAGAACTGATATGCTTGAGCAG GAGGAAATATGTCCCACTACTTCTAAGTGAGTTACAGAGTGAAGAGATAATGAATATTATGCATGCTCTTCATGATCATCTCCTAAATTCTCCTCCTATCCAAAGACCCTTGGTTGCCACCCTTTTCTTGAACATAGATCTGCTG GTAGATCCTCGAAAATATGGCTTATACAGACAAGAGGCTGTTGATGCCATTACAGAAGCATTAGATAGCAGCTTGATTGATGGGGAGGTTGGAGAAAAATGTTGCCAAGCACTACTTATGTTGGGTGGACGTTTTTCTTTGTCAGGAAAGTTATTGATAGAGGATTGGATTCTGAAGGTAGCTGGGTTCAATGATGGTCCAGAAGTGAACTCTATTAAAAAGGAAGAGGATTTAGATATTGGTGACAGTATTATATTG CAGGACGATGAAGAATGTGCCATTGCAGAGTGGTTGAGGAATTTGTCAGCATCACTAGTTGGAAGTGGCAAAGTATCATTTTTAGAGGCAATCTCAAAGTGTTTAGGGTCAGGAAACCGGGATCTGGTGACTGCCTGCCTAACTAGTGTTGCGTGGTTGACCAGGGCACTTCCCTTACAAACTGATGCTGAGTTGCAGCGGACCTTATGCTCACTTATCTCCCACCTGAAACAAAGCCTGGAAAATGGTGCACGACTTCAACATAAGATTCTTGCTTCAATGTCTTTGCTAAACTTGAGTAAAATTTCAG AATGCAGGGTCTTGCTAATGACAATTGCAGAAGAGATGGTGGTTCCTTTAAGAAGCCTTGCTGATATAACATGGACAGCAAAGGAGCTACACGGCATAATTTCTGGAGCAGACCTCTAA
- the LOC107901995 gene encoding putative E3 ubiquitin-protein ligase LIN-1 isoform X4, with product MASSLEELLAEEGFRGRKSVTKSRSSNRLESSSKTDSPFSYRVKTERTRSDESRYSLKGELSTSDSTTHRRPRDYLVRREKLNAELKKENKGRLEGRDFEIVEEETERVKDVFAKVGRHSLGRRDKRNDNASTKHLLSRRSYSDKQQNSLKQQGAAYDISNRGSQNRKSYKDGQPEKCDDLVPTVPQPALDEVAVQAIVSILSVYIERFLQDEEFQTALHLKCFSSFNFIRLQDYDIEEKVIVNLEQAIQIVEKAVRESVSARELKKASLQLSVITGLNSNDLKDGFVHGAPYAMLSSCAHLYLSVIYKLQKKDRISARHLLQVFCDSPTQARMNLLPELWEDVFFPHLSHLKGWYNQEASSLSDAPNRERKLKLLEKVYNEIMDSSTYQIAAYYKDWLSVGVEAPPFPSIHVPSISVGNIQHEDSLAHSPDLASPTSPCSAQPMVSKKLYDAVFGRSSKPGLEEIEDNESHYYDTCGRSSDGSTIYVKQTLICSSETVKYPYQNNGEASSKSPQDDASFLEDGSSSTAEEEWRLPGPSILQVKEAYNTLQSTAQDYDKLHAPVLLTANELMLKRLAQPAFELQQTRITYDLTLSGPPNLSEDPHHNSIANPTTVRPTFEELHETYRRFHEESSFSSIRNDFICPLTGKFFEDPVTLETGQTFERVAIKEWFDQGNRTCPVTGKLLEYLSVPLTNIILKHVIDSWKLEICRKNLALAFLIVGNSRENGLPGREEAAIFMLDQFLTTLSKEERTRNTKHLISLGGLPFLLQRFKAGNVEEKIRIAAVLSCCIEADSVCRYHIARDVNIRCLFELVCSKQVNLRTNAVLLLTELICLSRRKYVPLLLSELQSEEIMNIMHALHDHLLNSPPIQRPLVATLFLNIDLLVDPRKYGLYRQEAVDAITEALDSSLIDGEVGEKCCQALLMLGGRFSLSGKLLIEDWILKVAGFNDGPEVNSIKKEEDLDIGDSIILDDEECAIAEWLRNLSASLVGSGKVSFLEAISKCLGSGNRDLVTACLTSVAWLTRALPLQTDAELQRTLCSLISHLKQSLENGARLQHKILASMSLLNLSKISECRVLLMTIAEEMVVPLRSLADITWTAKELHGIISGADL from the exons ATGGCATCATCTTTGGAGGAACTTCTTGCAGAGGAAGGGTTTAGAGGAAGAAAATCAGTCACGAAATCCAGATCATCCAACAGATTAGAATCTTCGAGCAAGACAGATTCTCCATTTAGCTACCGAGTTAAGACTGAGAGAACAAGGTCCGATGAATCTCGGTATAGCTTGAAAGGTGAATTGTCAACAAGTGATAGTACTACACATAGGAGGCCAAGAGATTATCTTGTTAGAAGAGAGAAACTGAATgctgaattgaagaaagaaaataaaggcaGACTTGAAGGAAGAGATTTTGAGATTGTTGAGGAAGAAACTGAGAGAGTAAAGGATGTATTTGCCAAGGTAGGGCGACATAGTTTAGGGAGAAGAGATAAGAGGAATGATAATGCTTCTACTAAACATCTACTTAGCCGAAGAAGCTATAGTGATAAGCAACAAAACAGCCTGAAGCAGCAGGGTGCTGCTTATGACATATCTAATAGAGGATCACAAAATAGAAAAAGCTATAAAGATGGCCAGCCCGAAAAGTGTGATGATTTGGTACCAACAGTTCCTCAACCTGCACTCGATGAAGTTGCTGTTCAAGCTATTGTATCCATCTTAAGTGTCTATATTGAACGCTTTCTCCAAGATGAGGAATTTCAGACTGCCCTTCATCTCAAATGTTTTTCTTCCTTCAACTTTATCAGATTACAAGACTATGACATTGAAGAAAAAGTCATTGTCAACCTTGAACAAGCAATTCAGATTGTAGAAAAAGCTGTTAGAGAGTCTGTAAGTGCAAGGGAATTGAAAAAAGCTTCATTGCAGCTTAGTGTGATAACTGGTTTGAACTCAAATGATCTGAAGGATGGCTTCGTGCATGGGGCTCCTTATGCTATGCTGTCCTCATGCGCTCATCTTTACCTCAGTGTGATATATAAGCTACAAAAGAAAGACAGGATTTCTGCAAGGCATCTTTTGCAAGTGTTTTGTGATTCACCTACTCAGGCACGGATGAATCTGTTGCCTGAACTGTGGGAAGATGTATTTTTTCCACATCTTTCACATCTCAAGGGTTGGTACAATCAAGAAGCTAGTTCTCTATCAGATGCACCAAACAGGGAGAGGAAACTGAAGCTTCTTGAGAAAGTGTACAATGAAATTATGGATTCTAGCACTTACCAAATAGCTGCTTATTACAAGGATTGGCTCTCAGTGGGGGTTGAAGCTCCTCCTTTTCCTTCCATCCATGTTCCATCCATATCAGTTGGAAACATTCAGCATGAGGATTCACTTGCTCATTCTCCAGATCTAGCTAGTCCAACTAGTCCTTGTTCAGCGCAGCCAATGGTGAGTAAAAAGTTATATGATGCTGTATTTGGACGATCCAGTAAACCTGGACTAGAGGAAATCGAAGATAATGAGTCACATTACTATGATACATGTGGGAGAAGCTCAGATGGCTCTACTATTTATGTTAAACAAACATTAATATGCTCTTCAGAGACAGTTAAATATCCATACCAAAATAATGGTGAAGCTTCCTCCAAAAGTCCGCAGGATGATGCATCCTTTCTT GAAGATGGCAGCTCCTCAACAGCTGAGGAAGAATGGAGACTGCCAGGACCAAGTATACTGCAAGTAAAAGAAGCTTATAATACATTGCAGTCAACTGCACAAGATTATGATAAGCTGCATGCACCTGTTCTTTTAACTGCCAATGAACTCATGCTCAAGAGGCTAGCACAACCTGCATTTGAGTTGCAACAAACTAGGATCACATATGATCTTACTCTCTCTGGTCCTCCAAATCTTAGTGAGGATCCGCACCACAATTCTATTGCAAAT CCAACTACAGTCAGGCCTACTTTTGAAG AGTTGCATGAAACTTACAGACGTTTTCATGAAGAATCCTCATTCTCAAGCATACGCAATGACTTTATTTGCCCTCTGACAGGAAAGTTTTTCGAAGACCCAGTGACCCTGGAGACGGGTCAAACCTTTGAGAGAGTAGCCATCAAGGAGTGGTTTGATCAGGGAAACAGAACTTGTCCAGTAACAGGAAAATTGTTGGAATATCTGTCTGTTCCACTAACCAACATTATTTTGAAACATGTAATCGATAGTTGGAAATTGGAAATTTGTAGGAAAAACTTGGCATTGGCCTTTCTGATAGTTGGTAACTCAAGGGAAAATGGCTTACCAGGGAGAGAGGAAGCAGCTATATTCATGTTAGACCAATTTCTTACTACTTTAAGCAAAGAAGAAAGAACAAGGAATACCAAACACCTAATTTCTCTTGGGGGTTTACCATTTCTTCTTCAAAGGTTTAAAGCTGGAAATGTGGAAGAGAAAATACGTATTGCAGCAGTTCTTTCCTGCTGCATTGAAGCAGATTCAGTTTGCAGATATCACATAGCAAGAGACGTTAACATAAGATGTCTATTTGAGCTGGTTTGCAGCAAGCAAGTTAACTTGAGAACAAATGCGGTATTGTTACTTACAGAACTGATATGCTTGAGCAG GAGGAAATATGTCCCACTACTTCTAAGTGAGTTACAGAGTGAAGAGATAATGAATATTATGCATGCTCTTCATGATCATCTCCTAAATTCTCCTCCTATCCAAAGACCCTTGGTTGCCACCCTTTTCTTGAACATAGATCTGCTG GTAGATCCTCGAAAATATGGCTTATACAGACAAGAGGCTGTTGATGCCATTACAGAAGCATTAGATAGCAGCTTGATTGATGGGGAGGTTGGAGAAAAATGTTGCCAAGCACTACTTATGTTGGGTGGACGTTTTTCTTTGTCAGGAAAGTTATTGATAGAGGATTGGATTCTGAAGGTAGCTGGGTTCAATGATGGTCCAGAAGTGAACTCTATTAAAAAGGAAGAGGATTTAGATATTGGTGACAGTATTATATTG GACGATGAAGAATGTGCCATTGCAGAGTGGTTGAGGAATTTGTCAGCATCACTAGTTGGAAGTGGCAAAGTATCATTTTTAGAGGCAATCTCAAAGTGTTTAGGGTCAGGAAACCGGGATCTGGTGACTGCCTGCCTAACTAGTGTTGCGTGGTTGACCAGGGCACTTCCCTTACAAACTGATGCTGAGTTGCAGCGGACCTTATGCTCACTTATCTCCCACCTGAAACAAAGCCTGGAAAATGGTGCACGACTTCAACATAAGATTCTTGCTTCAATGTCTTTGCTAAACTTGAGTAAAATTTCAG AATGCAGGGTCTTGCTAATGACAATTGCAGAAGAGATGGTGGTTCCTTTAAGAAGCCTTGCTGATATAACATGGACAGCAAAGGAGCTACACGGCATAATTTCTGGAGCAGACCTCTAA
- the LOC107901995 gene encoding putative E3 ubiquitin-protein ligase LIN-2 isoform X1 has translation MASSLEELLAEEGFRGRKSVTKSRSSNRLESSSKTDSPFSYRVKTERTRSDESRYSLKGELSTSDSTTHRRPRDYLVRREKLNAELKKENKGRLEGRDFEIVEEETERVKDVFAKVGRHSLGRRDKRNDNASTKHLLSRRSYSDKQQNSLKQQGAAYDISNRGSQNRKSYKDGQPEKCDDLVPTVPQPALDEVAVQAIVSILSVYIERFLQDEEFQTALHLKCFSSFNFIRLQDYDIEEKVIVNLEQAIQIVEKAVRESVSARELKKASLQLSVITGLNSNDLKDGFVHGAPYAMLSSCAHLYLSVIYKLQKKDRISARHLLQVFCDSPTQARMNLLPELWEDVFFPHLSHLKGWYNQEASSLSDAPNRERKLKLLEKVYNEIMDSSTYQIAAYYKDWLSVGVEAPPFPSIHVPSISVGNIQHEDSLAHSPDLASPTSPCSAQPMVSKKLYDAVFGRSSKPGLEEIEDNESHYYDTCGRSSDGSTIYVKQTLICSSETVKYPYQNNGEASSKSPQDDASFLNLNMLQEDGSSSTAEEEWRLPGPSILQVKEAYNTLQSTAQDYDKLHAPVLLTANELMLKRLAQPAFELQQTRITYDLTLSGPPNLSEDPHHNSIANPTTVRPTFEELHETYRRFHEESSFSSIRNDFICPLTGKFFEDPVTLETGQTFERVAIKEWFDQGNRTCPVTGKLLEYLSVPLTNIILKHVIDSWKLEICRKNLALAFLIVGNSRENGLPGREEAAIFMLDQFLTTLSKEERTRNTKHLISLGGLPFLLQRFKAGNVEEKIRIAAVLSCCIEADSVCRYHIARDVNIRCLFELVCSKQVNLRTNAVLLLTELICLSRRKYVPLLLSELQSEEIMNIMHALHDHLLNSPPIQRPLVATLFLNIDLLVDPRKYGLYRQEAVDAITEALDSSLIDGEVGEKCCQALLMLGGRFSLSGKLLIEDWILKVAGFNDGPEVNSIKKEEDLDIGDSIILQDDEECAIAEWLRNLSASLVGSGKVSFLEAISKCLGSGNRDLVTACLTSVAWLTRALPLQTDAELQRTLCSLISHLKQSLENGARLQHKILASMSLLNLSKISECRVLLMTIAEEMVVPLRSLADITWTAKELHGIISGADL, from the exons ATGGCATCATCTTTGGAGGAACTTCTTGCAGAGGAAGGGTTTAGAGGAAGAAAATCAGTCACGAAATCCAGATCATCCAACAGATTAGAATCTTCGAGCAAGACAGATTCTCCATTTAGCTACCGAGTTAAGACTGAGAGAACAAGGTCCGATGAATCTCGGTATAGCTTGAAAGGTGAATTGTCAACAAGTGATAGTACTACACATAGGAGGCCAAGAGATTATCTTGTTAGAAGAGAGAAACTGAATgctgaattgaagaaagaaaataaaggcaGACTTGAAGGAAGAGATTTTGAGATTGTTGAGGAAGAAACTGAGAGAGTAAAGGATGTATTTGCCAAGGTAGGGCGACATAGTTTAGGGAGAAGAGATAAGAGGAATGATAATGCTTCTACTAAACATCTACTTAGCCGAAGAAGCTATAGTGATAAGCAACAAAACAGCCTGAAGCAGCAGGGTGCTGCTTATGACATATCTAATAGAGGATCACAAAATAGAAAAAGCTATAAAGATGGCCAGCCCGAAAAGTGTGATGATTTGGTACCAACAGTTCCTCAACCTGCACTCGATGAAGTTGCTGTTCAAGCTATTGTATCCATCTTAAGTGTCTATATTGAACGCTTTCTCCAAGATGAGGAATTTCAGACTGCCCTTCATCTCAAATGTTTTTCTTCCTTCAACTTTATCAGATTACAAGACTATGACATTGAAGAAAAAGTCATTGTCAACCTTGAACAAGCAATTCAGATTGTAGAAAAAGCTGTTAGAGAGTCTGTAAGTGCAAGGGAATTGAAAAAAGCTTCATTGCAGCTTAGTGTGATAACTGGTTTGAACTCAAATGATCTGAAGGATGGCTTCGTGCATGGGGCTCCTTATGCTATGCTGTCCTCATGCGCTCATCTTTACCTCAGTGTGATATATAAGCTACAAAAGAAAGACAGGATTTCTGCAAGGCATCTTTTGCAAGTGTTTTGTGATTCACCTACTCAGGCACGGATGAATCTGTTGCCTGAACTGTGGGAAGATGTATTTTTTCCACATCTTTCACATCTCAAGGGTTGGTACAATCAAGAAGCTAGTTCTCTATCAGATGCACCAAACAGGGAGAGGAAACTGAAGCTTCTTGAGAAAGTGTACAATGAAATTATGGATTCTAGCACTTACCAAATAGCTGCTTATTACAAGGATTGGCTCTCAGTGGGGGTTGAAGCTCCTCCTTTTCCTTCCATCCATGTTCCATCCATATCAGTTGGAAACATTCAGCATGAGGATTCACTTGCTCATTCTCCAGATCTAGCTAGTCCAACTAGTCCTTGTTCAGCGCAGCCAATGGTGAGTAAAAAGTTATATGATGCTGTATTTGGACGATCCAGTAAACCTGGACTAGAGGAAATCGAAGATAATGAGTCACATTACTATGATACATGTGGGAGAAGCTCAGATGGCTCTACTATTTATGTTAAACAAACATTAATATGCTCTTCAGAGACAGTTAAATATCCATACCAAAATAATGGTGAAGCTTCCTCCAAAAGTCCGCAGGATGATGCATCCTTTCTT AATTTAAATATGCTGCAGGAAGATGGCAGCTCCTCAACAGCTGAGGAAGAATGGAGACTGCCAGGACCAAGTATACTGCAAGTAAAAGAAGCTTATAATACATTGCAGTCAACTGCACAAGATTATGATAAGCTGCATGCACCTGTTCTTTTAACTGCCAATGAACTCATGCTCAAGAGGCTAGCACAACCTGCATTTGAGTTGCAACAAACTAGGATCACATATGATCTTACTCTCTCTGGTCCTCCAAATCTTAGTGAGGATCCGCACCACAATTCTATTGCAAAT CCAACTACAGTCAGGCCTACTTTTGAAG AGTTGCATGAAACTTACAGACGTTTTCATGAAGAATCCTCATTCTCAAGCATACGCAATGACTTTATTTGCCCTCTGACAGGAAAGTTTTTCGAAGACCCAGTGACCCTGGAGACGGGTCAAACCTTTGAGAGAGTAGCCATCAAGGAGTGGTTTGATCAGGGAAACAGAACTTGTCCAGTAACAGGAAAATTGTTGGAATATCTGTCTGTTCCACTAACCAACATTATTTTGAAACATGTAATCGATAGTTGGAAATTGGAAATTTGTAGGAAAAACTTGGCATTGGCCTTTCTGATAGTTGGTAACTCAAGGGAAAATGGCTTACCAGGGAGAGAGGAAGCAGCTATATTCATGTTAGACCAATTTCTTACTACTTTAAGCAAAGAAGAAAGAACAAGGAATACCAAACACCTAATTTCTCTTGGGGGTTTACCATTTCTTCTTCAAAGGTTTAAAGCTGGAAATGTGGAAGAGAAAATACGTATTGCAGCAGTTCTTTCCTGCTGCATTGAAGCAGATTCAGTTTGCAGATATCACATAGCAAGAGACGTTAACATAAGATGTCTATTTGAGCTGGTTTGCAGCAAGCAAGTTAACTTGAGAACAAATGCGGTATTGTTACTTACAGAACTGATATGCTTGAGCAG GAGGAAATATGTCCCACTACTTCTAAGTGAGTTACAGAGTGAAGAGATAATGAATATTATGCATGCTCTTCATGATCATCTCCTAAATTCTCCTCCTATCCAAAGACCCTTGGTTGCCACCCTTTTCTTGAACATAGATCTGCTG GTAGATCCTCGAAAATATGGCTTATACAGACAAGAGGCTGTTGATGCCATTACAGAAGCATTAGATAGCAGCTTGATTGATGGGGAGGTTGGAGAAAAATGTTGCCAAGCACTACTTATGTTGGGTGGACGTTTTTCTTTGTCAGGAAAGTTATTGATAGAGGATTGGATTCTGAAGGTAGCTGGGTTCAATGATGGTCCAGAAGTGAACTCTATTAAAAAGGAAGAGGATTTAGATATTGGTGACAGTATTATATTG CAGGACGATGAAGAATGTGCCATTGCAGAGTGGTTGAGGAATTTGTCAGCATCACTAGTTGGAAGTGGCAAAGTATCATTTTTAGAGGCAATCTCAAAGTGTTTAGGGTCAGGAAACCGGGATCTGGTGACTGCCTGCCTAACTAGTGTTGCGTGGTTGACCAGGGCACTTCCCTTACAAACTGATGCTGAGTTGCAGCGGACCTTATGCTCACTTATCTCCCACCTGAAACAAAGCCTGGAAAATGGTGCACGACTTCAACATAAGATTCTTGCTTCAATGTCTTTGCTAAACTTGAGTAAAATTTCAG AATGCAGGGTCTTGCTAATGACAATTGCAGAAGAGATGGTGGTTCCTTTAAGAAGCCTTGCTGATATAACATGGACAGCAAAGGAGCTACACGGCATAATTTCTGGAGCAGACCTCTAA